From the genome of Kluyveromyces lactis strain NRRL Y-1140 chromosome F complete sequence:
TACTTCACTAGGAATAGACGTTTTTACTTGACGCACGGCATGATGAGGAGCTTGTAGTACGCAACCTGCGAATACGACAATTCTAgtggtttcttcaatttgtacagtttttattttcaaatcgATAACCTTCGCATCTCTTACAACCTTGAATAACAACTCAGATTCGATATCCGTATCGTCATCAGTCCCCACGACACCACCAATATCCCTCATTCTTTTTACCAGTTTCCCATTAACTGATAAGATAATATCACCAGGCTCGAGCCTTTCCTTTATTGTTGTATAGGAGTTTCTGGTGACACTGATGAATTGTAATCTGTTttctgattcttcttccatcATCTTAATCCATTCTTCAGGAACACCTCTGATTCTAGCCTGCAATAATGAGATGGAATCAAATCCTGCGTCCACAATAGAAACCTTAGGATTCTTACCAGCCCTGAGAATATCTacaacttctttgatatcCACTACGTCTAAACCCATTAAATACAGTTTTTCCTTGTTACCCATGCAGGATAACCAGATTGCTCTCACTGTACCATCATCTGCCGCTAATATTCCTGATTTACATTTGGTGCTTATATTCGAATCAATGGAGATGACTTCTAGATTGGTTGCTCTATACCTAGGAATGATGTCGTTAGGAACACTCAGAGAAGAGATGCCATTGACTTTAGTCTTGGAACTGATTAAAGTGTTTGAGTACATGTAACCAATGAAATTAGTTTCGTCTCCTCTTTCAAGCCTTTCATTAGCTAGCACTGGTGTGCATACTGGGGCGTCAACTAAAGATGGATCATATTGAACAATAGCGTAATTTTGGGTAGGATGTAAGAATACAACTTTAGCAGGTACAAGAATGGATTCAGCGAACGAGACAAACGTGTTCAAACAGTCATGAGGAACAAAACTACGTGAAACAATAACATATCCCTTCTCAGCATCGAGTACTAAACCACATCCGTTTGTGGGTTCGGGTTCCATGGAGTCCATGGTGATAGCAATAACCGAATGTACAACACATAGACTATGTGACATTTTTGCAAGttttttattatcattaatCGGTAGATCTAAAATCTTAGCTTTCTGTGGTTTTATTGGAAGTGGTGGTAATTTCTCAGTGATCTTTTCATAATCCCAAATACCTGTTTTGTCATTTCTAGTATAGATTCGGAACTCACTGCACCAATGACGGTCAATATAAACACTGGTTATTCTTTGTGTTTGAACATCTGTCAAGTTATGGAATTTCACGATTACTCTTTTTTCGTCAGGAATTGTTTTCATGACTTCTATAAAGTCGTCTAGAGTTGGTGTTTCTTTATTATCTACAAAATCAATAACCCATCCAGTTTTCTCCTTTGGATCCAAATCGAACGATCCAGTGGCACTTGCCACGAAAACGCCTTTTACAGGTAACGCATAGCATCTAGCCATTTGGTACGAAAGCTCATGGAAATTAGCACCACACACCTCGACATAACGTGAAGGAGTAATAATATGCAGGTCACCAACAGTGCATCTGAAGGAAATATCTTTGGAACCCCTTTGAACCACAATGATTATCTCATCTCCTACACTGCTATCTAGAATGTTATCAACTTGAATAAATGAACATATTGGTGTGCCATTAATAGAAATTAATGTGTCACCCTCTTGAACTTTATTATAAGCTGGTCCCTCTCTGAGAATAGCCTCAGCCACCAGCAAACCAGTTTTACCCGGGAACCTCTTACGAGCTTCCTTCTCACGATCTTCACTTAATCCAAGTCTTCTACATTCATCGAATGGTTTCAATACCCACTGAGTTTGGATAGTACCTCTGGTGATTGGTTTATCCGTTTGTACGCATTGTAGAGCTCTGACGACTCGATCAAGAggcaaaaagaaatctgtAGAAGCCTCCGAAGAGCCACCGGCCTGTAAAGCGACCGCATACCCCTCTACAGTAATAACTGGAGAACCAGAAGAACCACCTgatgcagcagcagcagcttgAATATATTCAGTATTAAAATCATTATACGTTAGCTCACCATAGTCTGGTGCATTTCTGTCAAGTCTACTGATGAACCCTGACAAGATACtcaatttttcaccagCATCGTTACCAACAACACGGATTTCAGAACCAACCTTGGCCAAAGATGGTTTCAACTCTAGTGCAGTGACCTCGatatatttcaacttcGATGGATCAAACTTCAAGAACCCAAAATCATGAACTGGGTCGCGATAGATAGGGATGACATCACACTCTTCGTGATTGTCGAAAATGGCGTATCCGATGAATGGACCTGGACCCACAACGTGTCTGTTTGTTAAGATGATACCGAGTTTTGCATCAACAATGAAACCTGTTGCTTCCGACACCAAGGCAGCTTCTGAATCGAAAGGTGCGACTTGCGAGAAATGAATTGAGACCACCGACTTAACAACTTTGGAGATAGTTTCTTGCCATTTAGCGTTGTTATTGAATAAAGAGTTGCCTGAATCTATAGGTACATCGTTCACTTCATCATAGTCTTCTTCATAATCAATATCTTCGTCTACACTACTTGTGTTCTGATCGACGTCATTGTCGACCCTCTGTTTCTTGGATTCAAGATCAATGTCTTCAACAGATGATTCGAGTAGGTTTCGCTTCAACTCAACAGTCATTTCACCAGTTACTCGGTACGTACTTCGCAGTTGATTATTCGAAGAGTAATCCGATCTCCAGAGTTCTGACAGACGGTAATGTCtctcttcaattcatctcATCTGCGCTCTCTATGTTTAgttatcttcttttttttcatcttgcCGTTCCCTTCGGTAAACGTCAACgtgaaaaattcattaGAAAGGTAATGAAAACGTATTGAATGATAAATGCGAAGATGGGGACGGTGAGAAGAAAGGTATCGGAGGAAACCATTCATGTGCCATCTCTTAGACTGAGGTCGACCATAATTCTTCGTTTCCAGTTTGAGTATTGCTCTTCTGATACGACTTCATATTCGTCTTGTAACATGCTGCCTATTCTGACGGCGATAGCGTTATCGAAATCCGATCCATCGTAATAATCGAACTTGACACGGAGTTCTCGGTACCATTTCTCACCGTCTATTAGTTCTTTTGTGATCTTGATAGCTTCCatgatatcttcatcatttgttgTTCTCATTTGTGCCgccatcttcttcattagCTTGTTATCGATTGTACTGTCCTGATTTCTCTGTTGGTTGAAGACAACGAACGAGCAAAGAAGTACCAGACCACAAACCAACTGTGTAGGATACGCTAGGTAAGTAGCGTTGTTATTGAATTCGGAAATTATGGTAGCTGTTACTTCTTCAGGAAGTTCAAATTCATTGCACAGAGTCACCAGTTCAGCGGTAGACGGTCTATAGTATTTTTTGTATAGCATGTTCCATTCGTTATACTTacctcttttctttcttggtGAAGGCGTGTATTTAGAAGGGGAGTCACGAAAGGGTGACTGTCTTAATGGAGATTCAGGATCATCCTCAACTGATCCAAACACTTGTGGTATATTGATCATATCAGTCTTATTCTTCGGGGTTGCTAATATGGGCAACGGAAGGCCATTTTCTGTATCAGCTTCAAACACTAATTTCCTCCGGACACTTGACCTACTCCCTTTGCTAGGTGAAAGATCAACATTCTTCAAGGGCTGGATACCACTTTTAGTTCTTGATTTCGACGGAGTCTGGAATAGCTGTTCTTGTAACGACTTCGGATCTATCCCTGTGAATCTTGCATTTTTAACCGCTGACTTTCTAACCGATGGTGATGCAGTATCATCAAACTTCAGCAATTGTCCTTCGGTATCCTTTTGCGGCGAATGAGGCCATATGTTTCTCTTAAATATATTCACAAGTTTGGATACTTGGTCTGGTGGAAGCGGGATCTTCTCCTGAGAATATGGTAGGTCATTGTCATACTTCTCAGCTAGTTTCTGAAACGCAATCAGTGCACATATATGGCACCGAGCAAGTTCCTCTGAATTCTTCAGCATCACTTTCGATACTGAAACGTTGTATAATGTTGCTGTAGTAGAAGCCACTTTCTTTAACCGTTGGTCTTGCCAGTCAACATTAGAATCATTTTTGACCCCTAATAAATCGGTTACACACGTTCGTACTTGCTGCGTAGACATCTTAAATTATTTCCACGGATTCTTAGCACTCTAAAGTGACTAAAATAGGATCATCTACTCACTTGTTGTATTACACTGGCCCGGAAAAGACATatatctcatctcatctccATGGACCATTTTTAACATAATATTAAAAACAGTCTTTATGTAGctttttgatctttttctgattttcTCGATTTTCTccaatattgaaacaaaatatggtaaataatgaaattgaatattaATCAAAAGTATCATTATTCGCTTCTCCATCTATAAGTTCAGTTTTGGCAATACTTCTAGTATTTCATCTAGCATAAGTTGCTATTCCAGCGTGTGTGTATATTTTAGTTCTCATGAGTGGGTACTATAATAGACAGTACTCTCATTTTCATGGGAATAATGATCGGTACCAAACCGGACGATATGcatatcaagaaaatggGAATAGGTACAAGGGCTTCCAACGGAATGGATCAGGGAACCGAAGATACTCCCGCGAGGGGTTTGGGTCTCAACTTAGGAATAATGAGAACGAATCTCGTCCAATACGGTCGCAGTCGCGTGGTATCAGCGAGATTCCTCGTAATCCCTTCGCAACGCGTCCAGTAGTGAGTGCGAAATACGATCGCGATGAGTTTAATacaaaatatcattattacGACATTGTAAGTAAACGACTACGAAATGAATCCAGCTtcaagaaatggaaatctGAGAAGATTCCTGAGCATGGATATGTGACAACAACGGAGTTGATTGCATCGGATAAGCAAAAACCAATACTCATGGCCAGGCAGCCTGAACAAACTTCGGTGGATCCGAGAATACGTCCTATGAATGGGGATGCGGTCTCTGGGTCCATTTCTGCGAAAAAGAGATATAGAAAGCTTAGAAGTGCATTGGTACGCAACTCGCGAATTCCGTATGATTCTTTCTACATTGGTCCTGAACCtccaaaagaaatcataGTATACCCTTCTGCATCTAACCAACAACCAATAGCAGCCGCATTATCTGAAGCAATAATCAAAAACTACTTTAAATCATTTGGTGAAATAGCGCATTTTGAACAGTTCATGGATCCAAATAGTGCATTGCCATTGTACGTCTATCTAATAAAATTCACTGGTCCAGTTTCTCAACCTGATGCTCCATATAAAGCTGCTTATAAGGCATCagagaaattcaaagacGCACCTTACACAGTATCAGGTATCAAGTTCAATGTCATTTTAAACCAAAATACAGTGttaaattcaataaagGACAAACTAATCAAACAGAACGCAGCCAGAGTGACAGAAGTGAATAAAGCGAAACGGGCCATTGCAGAGAAATCATCCGGGCAGAAACCTCAAGTAATAAGAGGAGTGCCATACGATTTAACTCAAGTTGTGAACAACAGACCAGTTTTGTTTGTTCCTGCAAAGATTACGTTTTATCATAGGTTCAATGCAGCAGATTTCAGATATCAACTTCGTAAGTACAATTGGGCCAAAATTATTGATCACTACACTGGCGTATATATTGTTTTTCATGATCTGGAAAATGCAAAAGCATGTTTAGAGTACGAATCAGGTGCCTTGGTCATAAATTCGCATAGGACTCACTCTCCCATACAAATAGAATTTACTTTCATTGAACCAAAGAGGAGACTTCAATCAAATATCACTAACCAAAGAGATATCAATAAACCTCGAAAGATAGAGTACTCAAGCACGGAAGAGCTATTAGAAGCCTCCACAAAACAAATTCTCAAAGATTTGCATAATATCATTAAGCGTGATATCTTGAGAAGGCTTGTAGGTCCAATTATATTTGATACGCTAAATCCTGCTAACTACCCGGAAGTTGTAGAAAGGCAGAAGAAACTGGACgatgagaagaagaagcgTGAGGAATCACAAAAGAAGACAACGATAAAGGCCAAACCCGcagaatttgatattttcagtCTATACGGACCTGCGtctaaaacaaaaaagcTGAAAAGAGATAGGAAAGCTGATCTAGGCAAACGTCATTTATACACTGAAGAATCTCCTGATCATCAACGTAAAAAGAAACCTAAGGTGGAACATATGTCGCATTTGTtaaatgatgaaatttctACCAGAGAAGATACAGTGGATTCACTCAATGTTGGCTCAAACGGTGAAAACTCTCCGGAGTCATCTGGATATGAATCGGAAGATATTATTTCAGATGAGTCGAAGAAACAGTCTTCCGTGATAACAACACCGGAGGAAGACCTGCCCGAAAGCGCTGCATCTTTACCTGATGAAAGGTCCAAGGAATTACTACAGTATGAAGGGAAATACAAACCTATTGCATCAGAATTCCCAACCCCAGTATATCCTTATGATGACTTTGACTTGAATAAATCCAAGCAGCTTTCTCTCGATAAGTTCCAGCTTGCTTTGaaagacgaagaagatttctCTATTCTCAAGGGCATTGTCTcagaaaaatcaaaagatatTACTACTGATTATACACCATTTTTGCCGTACTCAATGTGGAAGTTATACCAACAGATTGAACAAAATGGAATTATTCGGGATAACCAAATAgctttgaatgaaaaagaatttgattcaaCGTTAGCTTCAACGACTGGTAGTTTTATTGCTGATGGCTTTAAGAAAATTCCTGATAAACTGAAATCTTCAtaccttcttcatcatcggAGGTTGGCGCAACCTTTGAACACTGTTCATAATCATCAAGAACAGAATTTCATGGCTTTGAATGGAACAGAATCAACAAATCAAGAGGCTGACTTAGAGCAAGATAACCATAATGCATCCTCACGTTTGAACAGAGTTTTCCAAAGACGTTTCCAGCAAGATATAGAAGCGCAAAGAGCTGCAATTGGCTTTGAATCTGACCTATTATCATTAAACCAATtaacgaaaagaaagaaaccCGTCACTTTTGCAAGATCTGCAATTCACAATTGGGGCCTATATGCATTGGAACCTATAGCAGCCAAGGAAATGATTATTGAGTATGTTGGCGAATCAATTAGACAACCGGTCGCTGAAATGAGAGAGAAGAGATATATCAAGTCTGGAATTGGTTCAAGTTATTTATTcagaattgatgaaaatacaGTTATAGATGCTACAAAGAGGGGTGGTATCGCTAGGTTTATTAATCACTGTTGTGAACCTAGTTGTACGGCaaaaatcatcaaagtCGATGGCCGAAAGAGGATCGTCATTTACGCGTTACGTGATATTGGTACCAATGAAGAACTAACGTACGATTATAAGTTTGAAAGGGAAACTGATGAAGGTGAAAGATTACCATGTCTCTGTGGTGCACCATCTTGCAAAGGGTTCCTCAATTGATTTCCTTTTCAtgcatttcttttctataaATTGCAAACGCTACATAGTTTATAACATTCATTTTCTCACGggaattcttttttttcttgaaatgaGCAACAAAAGTTGATTAGTTTGGCAATTTCAAACATGCCGCTAATTGAAGGCATCATGATCTGCAACTTAAAGCAACATAGCGGCAGGTGATAGAATGTATAGGAGAAGCACTGCTCTATTGATTCCGTATTTTAGATCTAGTTTTCTGCGACGTTCATCTACGGTCCAAACACCAAAAActgagaaattgaagatttcattattgaatGATGATACCTTGattgaaacagaatctCTTCCAACTTCTGCAATTAGAACCAAATCAAGTGATCGCGGTGGCAGAGAGACACGTAACTCGTTACCTCCATCTTTACAATATGTACGCGATGTTATGGATAAATATACCGGACACGTAGTGCTCACACAGATTGGATCGTTTTATGAGTTATACTTTGAACATGCTACAATATACGCACCAATATTGAACATCACACTGACCAGTAAATCTATTGTTTCAGGGAAAGTACCATTTGCAGGATTTcctttgaatcaattgaacaGACACTTAAAGGTCCTTGTGAAACAATATGGATATAGTGTAGCCGTATGTGACCAATTCAAACATGAAACATTAgttgataatgataaaaaTAAGTTCATGAGAAGAGTTACTAGAATTGTCACACCCGGAACATTCATCGATGAAGCTTTCGAAAATTTCCAGGAAAATCAGTATTTACTCACTGTACACTTCTCCGAAAACTGTATGAAAAGAGCTGCAGATTTGAACATTCCAGTAGGTTTGTCTTGGTGTGATATATCTACTGGTGAAATATTTGTGCAACAGgtatatttgaaagatttagTGTCTTCAATTACTAGAATAAGGCCTATGGAAGTTCTTTTGGATGAGGAGATAATGCCCGTCGAAATTACGAATGGTGAATGGTATAAGGAATTaacagaattgaagaaatattttATCAAGTATCAAAAGATGCCTTCCAAACATCGTCCTATTCAATCCTTCTTTAAATTGTTCTCAAATGCAGAAGGTGACATTGGAAGATCATTGGGAAACTTCAcccaaaaagaaattgcGGCACTCAGAAACCTCCTGCTTTACATTGAGGAACATCTTCCGGATATCAACACTAATCTAGAACTCCCACAGAAACAACTTATCACAGATATAATGCAAATTGATTCCAGAACAAGTACAGCGTTGGAGTTACATTCTACAATGAGAAAACATCACAAGAAAGGCTCACTTTTGTCGACAATTCGAAGAACAGTAACCACATCCGGAACTCGGCTTTTGACTCAGTGGTTATCTGCACCATCAATGGACataaatgaaataaaaaatagACAATCTCTTGTGCTGCTCTTCAAAGATAATTTTGATTACACTGAATCCCTTATACggtatttgaaagaaactgCTGATATGTCTAGAATTATACAAAGATTCTCTTTTGGACGCGGAGATCCATTAGAGTTAATTCAAATAGCTAAGTCTTTGAGGAAATGTAAAGAAATTTCTGAATACCTCCAGACTAATGTTCATCCCTCAACCAAAAAAACtgagaaattgatcaaaaatataaCGAAACAACTTAATTTCGAAGATCCTATCGTAGAAAAAGTCATAAGCAGTCTTAATGAAGAGTCGTTAATTAAACAATGGTCTGAAAAGTATGAGAGggatgacgaagaaaaatttgatGCCAGCGAAGAAAATCAAGAGAGAAAATCTTTGgtgatgataatgaaacCAAGTGCATCacaaaaattgaaagaatacTATAAAAGCTACAACATCTTGATTAAGGAGAAAGAAAGCTTATTACAATGGTACAAAGATTGGTTTCTCGAACGTTTTAAACTTAAAAACGTTTCattaaaacagaaaaacTCCGGAGAGTTTTGCATACACTTGAGTGGGAGTATTGCAAATGTAGTTGAGTTTGATAAGTACATTGAACAGCAGAAAGATTCATCTCAAGCACATTCTGGGTTCCATGTGCTCCAAAAATCAAGACAAACTAGATGGATAATACACGATAAATGGGAAACTTTGTCCAGAGAAATTGAAGTAGTTGGTGCACTgattaaaaatgaagaagagcgtttaatcaatcaatttcaaaaggatttcatttcattgaGCCCCATGATTAGATCTTTATCTCAGACGCTTGATTATATGGATGTTCTCACTTCATTTGCTAAATTGGCAATCGAACAAAGGCTAGTCCTTCCAAAAGTCACTCAAGGTACGGAGCTTAATATAAAAGGTGGACGTCATCTAGTGGTTGAGGCCAGTATTTCGCAGAAATCGTTGGAGAGTTTCACGCCTAATGATTGCCAAATCAACTCAGGCGAACTTTGGGTTATCACTGGACCTAATATGGGAGGAAAATCAACATTTTTGAGACAGAACGCAATAATTGTCATTTTGGCACAGATTGGATCATTTGTACCTTGTGAAAGTGCGGTTATTGGATTAGTGGATAAAATTTTTAGCAGAGTCGGATCTGCGGACGACCTTTATAACGAAATGAGCACATTCATGGTTGAAATGATTGAAACAAGCTATATTCTTAAAGGTGCAACCAATAGATCTATGGCAATCTTAGATGAGATCGGTAGAGGTACGAGTCGCTCAGAAGGTGTCGCAATTGCATATGCAACTTTGAAGTATCTTACGACAAATAATGCCTGCCGTGCTCTGTTTGCTACTCATTTTGGTACAGAACTTGCCAGTACGATCAATAGTACATCCAATGAGGAGTTTATCAACAATATATCTTTTTTTAAAACAGGTATTATTGGTGATAACTCCAATTTCTATTATGATCATAAATTGAAACCAGgtatttgttcaaaatcaGATGCTATTAAAGTAGCCAAATTGGCGGGCTTCCCTGAGGAAGCTTTGGAAATTGCTTCTACtttattggaagaaatttAAGATATTATATGCTATATCTAACGTAATGTACCTATATAATTGTTCTGAACAAAATTACCAAAATGCAATGAAGATAATCATCTATAGTGATTTGTTTAATTGTTGTTCATAGATCTTTCATGAGGATCATTTAAAGGCCTAGAAGGGGTATATTGCTGTTGAGCAGCAGATTGCCCAGATTGTTGGAAATTTGGGAAAGTATTCATTGGTTGTGACACTGGAGTGGTGTTTGGTGGGAAAAATTGTAGGGGCATGTTTGGTAGTGGTATATTGCTCTGGGGTGGAAACATTTGTGGCTGGGAAGCAAACGGTTGTTGAAACTGTTGCTGGTACTGGAATATTCCTTGCTGCTGGGCAAGTGGTTGATTAGGATAACTTGGATATTGAGGTTGATAAAAGCCTCCATTGTTGTATGGAGGTTGTTGATTACCATACGCCATTGGTTGAGAAAATTGTGGGTTGTACATATGTGGGAATCCAGGCGGAAACTGCATTGGATTAGTTGGAACtattgattttgaatgCGGTCTTTCATTTTTCGGTCTCTTACAAGAAATTTGTCCCTCAGAACTGCCATCTTCGGTATCTCTGTATTGACTTCTATTTTCtctgatatttcttgaacGATAACTTACTGTGGACTTGTTACTGTATGGTAAAGGATCTTTATTCTTGAAGGCAGTTTTCCCGCCAGCCGTATTTTCCGAATCATCGTCATTATTCTTGCGTTTTTTAGCTAGCTTCTTTTTACGTTTAAACTCCATCTCCTTTTCGTCATCAGAAAACTCTTGTTCATTTTCGGGCAGCTCTTCATCGAATCCGTTAGAAGCATCCGTTCCTTTGATTTGCTTCAGCTCAAAAGTGTCCACCCAACGGGCCTCAGGAGTAACATAGAATACCTTGGCACCAACTTTGGTTTTCAAATCGTTGAATCTAGTGGAACtgatttctttgtctttatCGAACGATACTCTATAGAATGGAGCTTGTAAAGGGCCAAAGACCTCACATACCGGACCAACCAATGTCTTTTCCTGTAAGCAAAGTATACTTCCTTCCTTTAAAACTCTTTGTTCCCCTGAAAGAGATGCAGTAATGATGATATTGTGCTCAAAAGCAGATTTAATGGTGCCGATTTCATTAATGGTTGCCTTCTCGTCTATAATGAAGTCTTCAGGTACCACAGGCACTGGTTCTTCTACTAATTCGTGTACGGATCGAATCGGTCCCGTTGCAGCCGGttcttcgtcatcagcTTCTTCGATTACCGGTACAAGatcatcaccatcatcatcaccatcatcatcatcatcgctTGAAGTGAAGTCAGAGCTTGAGTGAGCAGTTGTTTCAGGACTAGATATTCCACTTTCAGCGTTGATCTCCTTCACTTCCTGTTCCACATTGTCAGTATTGTCAGCTGTCTCGGTTATCTTGGTAGTTTCAGAAGCCTCAGTAGTCTCGACAGTCTCGCTAGTGTCAGTTATGCTTGTGACAGCTTTAGACTCGTTTTGCAATGCCTGTTCAAATAAGTCAACCTCTACGCCAGT
Proteins encoded in this window:
- the NAF1 gene encoding RNA-binding snoRNP assembly protein (some similarities with uniprot|P53919 Saccharomyces cerevisiae YNL124W NAF1 Protein required for the assembly of box H/ACA snoRNPs and for pre-rRNA processing, forms a complex with Shq1p and interacts with H/ACA snoRNP components Nhp2p and Cbf5p), with the translated sequence MTGVEVDLFEQALQNESKAVTSITDTSETVETTEASETTKITETADNTDNVEQEVKEINAESGISSPETTAHSSSDFTSSDDDDDGDDDGDDLVPVIEEADDEEPAATGPIRSVHELVEEPVPVVPEDFIIDEKATINEIGTIKSAFEHNIIITASLSGEQRVLKEGSILCLQEKTLVGPVCEVFGPLQAPFYRVSFDKDKEISSTRFNDLKTKVGAKVFYVTPEARWVDTFELKQIKGTDASNGFDEELPENEQEFSDDEKEMEFKRKKKLAKKRKNNDDDSENTAGGKTAFKNKDPLPYSNKSTVSYRSRNIRENRSQYRDTEDGSSEGQISCKRPKNERPHSKSIVPTNPMQFPPGFPHMYNPQFSQPMAYGNQQPPYNNGGFYQPQYPSYPNQPLAQQQGIFQYQQQFQQPFASQPQMFPPQSNIPLPNMPLQFFPPNTTPVSQPMNTFPNFQQSGQSAAQQQYTPSRPLNDPHERSMNNN
- the MSH1 gene encoding mismatch repair ATPase MSH1 (similar to uniprot|P25846 Saccharomyces cerevisiae YHR120W MSH1 DNA-binding protein of the mitochondria involved in repair of mitochondrial DNA has ATPase activity and binds to DNA mismatches has homology to E. coli MutS transcription is induced during meiosis), encoding MYRRSTALLIPYFRSSFLRRSSTVQTPKTEKLKISLLNDDTLIETESLPTSAIRTKSSDRGGRETRNSLPPSLQYVRDVMDKYTGHVVLTQIGSFYELYFEHATIYAPILNITLTSKSIVSGKVPFAGFPLNQLNRHLKVLVKQYGYSVAVCDQFKHETLVDNDKNKFMRRVTRIVTPGTFIDEAFENFQENQYLLTVHFSENCMKRAADLNIPVGLSWCDISTGEIFVQQVYLKDLVSSITRIRPMEVLLDEEIMPVEITNGEWYKELTELKKYFIKYQKMPSKHRPIQSFFKLFSNAEGDIGRSLGNFTQKEIAALRNLLLYIEEHLPDINTNLELPQKQLITDIMQIDSRTSTALELHSTMRKHHKKGSLLSTIRRTVTTSGTRLLTQWLSAPSMDINEIKNRQSLVLLFKDNFDYTESLIRYLKETADMSRIIQRFSFGRGDPLELIQIAKSLRKCKEISEYLQTNVHPSTKKTEKLIKNITKQLNFEDPIVEKVISSLNEESLIKQWSEKYERDDEEKFDASEENQERKSLVMIMKPSASQKLKEYYKSYNILIKEKESLLQWYKDWFLERFKLKNVSLKQKNSGEFCIHLSGSIANVVEFDKYIEQQKDSSQAHSGFHVLQKSRQTRWIIHDKWETLSREIEVVGALIKNEEERLINQFQKDFISLSPMIRSLSQTLDYMDVLTSFAKLAIEQRLVLPKVTQGTELNIKGGRHLVVEASISQKSLESFTPNDCQINSGELWVITGPNMGGKSTFLRQNAIIVILAQIGSFVPCESAVIGLVDKIFSRVGSADDLYNEMSTFMVEMIETSYILKGATNRSMAILDEIGRGTSRSEGVAIAYATLKYLTTNNACRALFATHFGTELASTINSTSNEEFINNISFFKTGIIGDNSNFYYDHKLKPGICSKSDAIKVAKLAGFPEEALEIASTLLEEI